From the genome of Papaver somniferum cultivar HN1 unplaced genomic scaffold, ASM357369v1 unplaced-scaffold_21, whole genome shotgun sequence:
CCAttattacatatatatatatatatatatatatatcaatcccAAAACGGTGCGATAGGAAGACAAACGATCAACGGAAGATGAACAATAAGTTGCataaagaagaaatcaagaaaaCGATATGTGAACCAAGACCAGATGTTGATGATGACAGTCTTGAGAAAGAGGTAGTGCTCTTGCAACAACACTGGCATAATAATGAAGAAGGATCTTCTCTCGAGCATACATGTTTTGCTAATGAAGTTCCCATTTGCAAACATTTACTACTACAATTAGCTTCACAAAGGCTACAGTCAGTCTTATCAGGAATGCGGTCTTGTGAATAAGTGTCTCCAACTTCGCATATATCTTTTGGATCGACTGGTGGAGGTGAGAGTGATGGAAGTGGCGGTGACGGAGATGGGGAAGGTGGAAACGGGGATGCTGGtgcaggtggtagtggtggtggggatggaggtggtggtgatggtgtcgCTGTTGGCGCTGGTGATGGGTATGGAGGAGGTGGAAGCGGGGGTGCTGCTGCAGGTGGTAGTGGTTGTGGGGATGGAGGTGAGGGTGCCAGTGGCGATGGAGATGGAGATAGAGATGGTGGTAGTGTTGGTGATGGATATGGAGGAGGTGAAAGCGGGGTTGCATGTGGTGGTAGAGATGGAGGTGAGGGTGCCGGTGGTGATGCCGATGGAGGTGGTGGAAGCGGGGGTGCagctggtggtgatggagatggaggAGGTGGAGGTGAGGGTGCAAGTGGGGATGGTGTCAAGGGttccggtggtggtggtgatgtagGGGGTGGAGGTGAGGGtgccggtggtggtggtgatgtcgGAGGTGGAGGTGAGGGTGTAGGCGGTGAGGGTGCCGGTGCCGGTGGTGATTCTGATGGAGATGGAGGTGTTGGCGTTGTTGGTGGGGGGGATGGAAGAGGTGGAGGTGAGGGTGCTGGTAGTGGTGGATATGGAGATggaggaggtgatggtggcggagACGGAGGAGGTGGAGATAAGGGTGCAAGTGGCGGTGGTGGAGATTTTGGTGGGACTGGTGTTGGGGGTGCTTGGCAACAACATGTGCAATCGATGTAGGGTAATTCTAGAACTACACCGATATACTTGATTGTGCAAGCAGCTTTAGTAACTGGTCTGTGAATCCCGTCACATAGTCTTCTACACCGATTTACACACCAACGGCAGTTCTTAAACAATGGAGGTGATCTGTAGTGGCCATAAACTTCTTCTGGCCTACATTGCGCCCATACCATCTCTACACAACaaagaaataataacaaaaattcaatcaaattCTAAGCTATAAACCATATATATCTAGCTTGAACAAGTTATTCCGCTGAATCAAATGACAAATAACCCGGCATGTGAGGTTGTAGTTACCTGGAAATGAAGATATAGCGATTATTGCAAGGAGAAACAAACCAGAAGAAGAAATCTTAGCAGACACCATGATGGTTATGGTCTAACTTAGGAAGTTTAGCTGGATTTATGTGATCAAATAGAGTTGTATCTACCAACAAATGTGCACATAATGCAATACCCATGATTTTTTCATATAAATGAATGATATTTATTGTTCCTATCGTGCATAGTCGTGTAAACGACATGATTATCAATCACTCTGCATCATCCTTCTGCATTGACTTTCCTGAGCAAATTGTTTACTTAGCACTTACTGGTGTTGATGTAGAAATACATGCATAATAGACTACCGCTCTAGATACATCATATTCTCATCACGATGGACAACCATGAGTTGACACCTTCATTGTACATGTTTCTAAGTCGGAGAAGCCATCCATAATCCATATTCGTCTCTCATCATGATTGGTATACCTCAACTATCCaatcaccttatcatcattaTCCTTCTTGAGAAATACTTCAGAGTTCTTGTGACTGAATCTTGTCGCACGTTAACGTTCTTTCGGCTTGTGCCGAAGATGGAGAAGATAGGATAGTTAAGTATACCAACCATGATGAGAAGGTAATATGCAAGGCTTCTGTAATTTAGGAACACGTACTAACAAGATCTCTGGTTGTGCACCTTCATGATACTTGACAGGTTTCTCTAACTTTCTTTGACATTATTGCTTTGATTAATAGTCAAACTCGAATTTTATAGCTTAAATTTCATTTGTTATGCATTTATTGATCTGCTGATTCTGCTCAGTATAGCACAATAATATATCGAAAGTAAACTTAAAATCTGAGCATTATGCACAAAAATCAATCTTGACGTTTATGGACAGGATCCTGGAATCCAGCAGTCAGATGATAGTATGATACAAAGAGTTACAGTCATGTGCTTCGTGCAGAGGCTGTGTGTCGGGCATAGCTTAAAAATCATCATATATTCTAATCTGTGAAGAAACGGAGGATTCTCTGAGTCTCTGTATATTAAATCTGTCAGCCAAGTGATTTCTACAAAGTTTCCAAACCAGCTGATGAAAAAGATCCAGCCATTAATCAACGTCTACTTCTCTACAAATGAGCGCAGTAGCTGTTTCGTCACAAGAGCTCATAATATTCAATTTCATAGGTCATGAGGTACAAGCCTTGAGTCACAAATGGTGATAATAGAACAAAATGGAGAAATTTTCAGCTCCAACTATCCTTTGAACTTTCCATGTACATCCTCTTACATACACCGATGCAAAAATTAGCTGAAGTTAATGATAACAGTTTTCTAAAAttagcaaataaaataaaataaaatctaaaattaaTATAAGGGATTTTTGAGTTTTCCCCGACAAACTAGCGATTGAAGTTCCCCCTAATTTGTTAATGATAGTAACTTTGCCCCCTAAATTGATTTTTATGCCGAATATATCCTTAGTGTATATGTGTGAAACAAATCTGGGCATGTAAAATATATTTTGACCTGCTTGTACCCGTTTTACACATGATAAAAACCTTTCTCTAAAAAAATCAACAACTGTGAATCTGTGATCGAATCTGTGATTCATCTTATCGTTACAGCTTATATCTAGAACTAAAACGTGATGGCGGAAAACTACTTTTCACTGTATACAATACCGATCAAAAAAATCTATCTATATACAAAATTCTTGCATTTATTTATCTGTCCGGCCCGGGACTTAGAGATCTTAAGTTCATCACTATATATCTCGTCAACTCAGTCTCCATTAACCTAAAAAGtaaactaaagaagaaaaactaaaacctaaaGGACAAACCAAACACAGTGGCACTGATGGTGTGGGGTGATGGTTGTTTTAGTAAGAGAGAAGAAGATcatcaaacatttttttttttccgaagagAAACAGAGCTTCGGAGCCCATTCCATCGTCAAAATAGCAGGCTTTGATCTTTGATGGGATTAAGCAAATGAATAAGAGGAACCATTTTTTAGGGATCatgttttttttgggaccatggtcttattaggtcaACCTCCCTATATTTAttaggggtgtcctaaagttaggtaaatacacatttatcctttactttaatttaaattaaaacttacttaataactatataaatctgaTCAtctacatctaatctaaatgaatttattaatcaatatcaaaatcaaaaacaaaaacaggaggggaatcgaaattttttagttttgaaaaaaaaatttattcacttcttcttctctctttccttgacgttcctcgttcgattgagtagaaatcatcaaaatatggttaaaatggaaattaaagtggcatgttcggttaggaatagttttaaaaaatctagttttgtaaccgaacattctgaaaccaagaacacgaagaacacttcggttatcacgaatttaatttttcgtaaccgaactctgagttcggttggttcgcaaaaaatagttttaaccgaactcctcattgaaaaccaataaattgtgttcggttggtccccaaaaaattctaaaactagttagtaaccgaactctacccataatacaaaaaaaaaaaaaaaaaaaaaacgatgtaaccgaactgttttatttttcccactatgttgagttatgatttaaccgaactttgcctactctgttcggttggttcgcaaaaatttctagaactatctagtaaccgaactctacctatattacaaaaagaaaaaaaaatccaatgtaaCCGAGCTGTGAtattttgcctactatgttgagtttcaatttaaccgaacttgtcccactatgttcggtttgttcgcaaaaaaatcttaacaaaccgaactcttcactaattgcatacatgtggagttcggttagatatgttgttgcgttaaagtttgcgaaccaaccgaacattactctgtaaattctataaacaaagttcggtaacatgtttgTTAACCAaacgactaaaaacctccattaaagagctagttcggtaacctgcgtgtttggaaaaagtaaccgaactacactttcagatgagttcggtaacttgttcttcacataaggtaaccgaacaacctcaaatctactctaaaaatttacagttttttgaaaatttggagcaattcaaccaacattatctaagtttgaagcatacctgggtacccaaatactcttcctccggttgtggttggtaaaatccatcgtttttcatgttttctttcttcatcttctgtaactttactctctcaatatatctactttaaaaaaaaaaaacatttgattttttaatctcactaattatctttaacttaatcattttactaatcattacactaactattattaacactaactaatcattatccaaaattaatcaggagggtaatttaggaattaatataaatatctagataaaggGTGAcgtagatttacttctaatgtcttacccaaaataaaatcatggtccccaaaaaaaaccataatTTTCAACTCATTGACATGTATTTATGATAGGTAAATAAACAACTACACAGTAAGATGAACTAATAGCAAAATGTGGTTATAGTAAGAAAATTATAGTTTATGGAAGCAAAAGGGAAAATAAATGTGTTGAgaagaaaattttcttttgctttaaatAAGGTTCAAATTTTAATTATCCTTTTAAACATGGGCTAGAAATTAAATATGTTAAAAtctatattattatttaattacaACAAAAGGTgggctaatttttattttcttctttaagtTCCATAGTAAAATGACATCCGACCAAAAACAGGGACAAATTATAGCTTAGTTTAATCTCTTACTACGCCAATCCCTACTTGACAAATTATAGCCTAATTTAACCAGATGCGATCAAATTTTTGAGATTCAACGGATTTTCGATTGGATGTGGGTGAAATCTTAGAATCCATGGAATACCACCCGTTAAATTATGGAGACTCATGTGACTTTTATGAAATTTGAGGTTAGTTTAGCATTCATAGTTGGTAATTAGGTCGACCAAAGGGAGATCTTTTATGGGAAACTTAGAGAGAgatccaaaaaaataatattctcattgtcatgCCCACAGTTAATTTTATCTaccgtgacatccataattatgAAAAATATCTACCGTGACACCCGtaattatctgaaattattaaaaatgtctgcatgacggtttatgtatccgcatgacgggttatgcatactatttttttagggataactcgttatgcatccaAGTTTTTCagaggtataattggcaacgcaacttggatataacatactaaaaaaccacgccttggaatttaacaaattttatatcattggaaatcttttaaagctacgcaacgagtataaacaacaatatcaaatttttgtttttcacgaaaaaaatcggagatgatcatcattttaggaaattttttcgaaaactgactacatattcattatgcagcctccgaaaaagatgcataacacattgtgcagacgcataacgaattatgcaaccattttttcaattgcataacatattatgcatctgcataacaaagttatgcatctataacaagtcatgtagccattgttttggttgattttagtgcgtacataaaaaattgatgcataatgcattatgcgaccatattttcggacgcataacaagTTACAcatcaattttctcgatgcataaaagtttgtgcaacaattttctcgatgcataacgcatcatgcagccatattttcggatgcataacatgttatgcatccattttcacgactgcataacatgctaTGCAGATATCATTGCAGATGGATgccaagttatgcagtctttgtttttattggttttaaTAGTGAgaaaaaatttgttgcataacgtgttatgcgaccattttcgggactgcataacaagttattaaacaaattttgtagatgcataaccggttatgcaaccattttcgtaGCTGCGTAAtagattattcaaccattatgaccaaTACCAACAATGATACATATGTAGCTTCCCAAACAATCTTTTGTTAATACATAATTTCTTCATTTGCAATAGTCAATGCAAAACAGCATAAAAGGTGGAGCTAAATGGTTGGTGAATAAAGTTAAAAGTACcgacatttctttttttttttcttcattccaTTTCCCATTCATAACTTTGGAATGTATATGCCAATTCTGGTATCTTCATTTTTGCAAAATTTGTGGACCAATATCCAGCATCCTTATGCAATTCTATGTAACAATACCAACAATACCTAATTTAGTTACTGGTACCAATTTCTCTTCTTCCTCACTTCGTCCACCTCTTGCACCTCGACGATCCCCTCTTCCCCTATCACCTTTACCTCTGTCTCCACGGCCACCAAACCCCCTACCAAATCCACATCTTTCTCCAGCCGTACCTTTAAAGCAGAACACACAgaatgaaaaggaaaataaataccTCTTATCATCCATATAAGCCCCAATTGATAACCTATTAGTGAAATCTCCACCCACCCATAGTTACGGTTTCCTTTCTGCAACAAATTCAATTAAAAACATCAATTTTTCAACAAAATTCATAGTCATTACAAAAACTAAGCAAACCCCACAACAGGTAACGAGAAATAAGATTTAAAAGAACCCCAGAATTGGAGTTTACGAAACCATAATTGATGAAAACTGAAGTAAGGGGGAAAGCAAGACACTTACCAACTAGAGAATTGAAAAGTTCGGTATCTTCCGAATCTGATGACAAATGTGGACTTTGGGGGACCCAAAATCCAGAAAGGAAATTGGAATTGACTGATTCGATTACTATTACTagtattttggattttcaagagaGAAAAAATGGATTTGTCGAGAAGAAGAACATACAACCAGTTCACCTCCAATGAAGATCTGAGACGAAATTAGTAGGGAGTTACGaataggagaagaagaaaaaacaaagtcGGAAACATAATTTTAGAAATTATGGGTTTGGGAGATATTTTATcgtagaaaatgggtgcgcgcctgtgtttttttgagcgtgggtttcacagtgtccaaaatctagaaaatgggtgtggctgtagttttcacatcTTTTATATGGTACGTAACTTAAATGTATTTTGTCAGTCACGAAACGCTTTTTTTTAATCGATTCAATTAATAGGAATTTGTCGTTTTGTCCAAAAATTGATTTGATAATTAGAGAGTTATATCTCCCAACTATTGTTAAACACTATCAAATCGATCAAAACCCGAATTAGTCGTCAATTATTTCAACCTAAAAACCTTCAAAAAACCGTGGTCGATTCCAATTTGCAACGGTTTAATTCAATTTCATTCAATTCGATCAAATTGGAACGAAATTGGTCATCGTTTCATAAAATTGATTTGATAATTAAAGATTTAGGGTCTCCAAATAGGTATAAATGTAAGgtccctcaagctcgtcaacgctattagaccagtcaagagacgatttagtcgCTAGTGACTCGATTAACTGAATATGAACTTTTATTAATAGGATTTAATCCAACGATAATCTAGATATAAAACTAATACCATTAGTTAGATCTCGAAAAgctatgcgaaatggactactcgaacgtgtcactcggacaccagacgaagaagatattatcaTATTAATATGAAGGACAAAATAGTCTTTTTCCAAATAGACCGACCTGGATGCCCATATCCGAATCGCTAGTTGTTTCAGTAAATTTGATTTGGTCTTATCTATACCAAATCGAGAAGAgttcattatctttttcttttcttttctttctctttcttattcTCTTCCTCTCTTatgttctttcttcttttcttctcctgtCGATTTTAAGTCGACGAAACGAGCTTGATTTGATGTGGGTGATTCGTAGAAGCTGGTAGTTTTATCTATGTAGAAGGAGATGGTGTTGAAGTTGATTGAgttctagaagaagaagaaattgatgttgcTGTAAGTTGGAGAttaggattttcaaattaggCTTCGAGATTTTTACTGAATTGATTAGAGTTTTGAGTTGATGGTAGATGAAGATAGAATGGGTTGATGATGTGAGGATGTTCTgatgaagaatcaaaataaaaatgtaaTTGGTtggttaattagggttttgtgttaaTTTGTTGTTTAATTGGATGGGTTTTGTGTTAATTTGTTGGTTGAAGCAGGATTTTAGAAGAATCCTGCTCTTAAGTGATGAGCTGATGAATTAGTTAATTAGGGTTCCTTCTTATAATTGGATTTTAGGGTCTCTGGATTTATtaacgatcgattcaaaagatgaaccagcggattgaggatctcgaggtaggtatggcttgtcatcaaatcagatgggaactttgtaaccttcttgtaatcattaagtttttCTTTATATGCGAGCATGATGAGACTTTACTATATGTGTGCATGATGGTGTATACTTTTTTGTATTACTTATGTGGTACTTTTTATGCAATGTATATTATATCTGCATGTACAATGTCTGATACGATGTGTTTGTCTGTGATATGCATTCTGAGATTTCCTTGTGAGGAGTGTCTGTGTTTTCCCACGGATCTTAGATAAGTTAAGTATACTGGTAAGACATTCGGTTGAATATTATTTTAGTAGGGTGGTACGCCATCCGTCTGTaatattattataactatttcatCTATTAGGGAGGTACTCCATCCGTcttgatattatatatactattttatttgagggaaatcacttgtgtggacgatgttattattattggttagggTTTCTCTCACGTCgttttctccaatgagtttggcgacgttagagtgacacttgcttcgtGTTGCATAAATTTCTGAATGATTAGTGTCTTCTTGTTTCTTTAAATTTCTGTTATCTTTtggaactgcgaagcatgttagtgattacttgaaagttatatgtttccattgggcacccctttgggatgatgtgctcctcgttcccacttcagtttcactGATCAGAAGAAACGATGCGCGTGAAGATATCCGTTTTTATAGCTTAAGGTTTTAGCGAACTGAAGATGTTTGTTAATCTTTTACGTATGTATGGCTTTGTTAATATGTAACACAACAATttattatattcatatcactcgagagattTTCACTTATTTAATATTAGAGTATATGGGATTGTTTTGGGAATCAGTTTACGTAATTATGATTCTTAGAATCAGTAAACTAGGTTTGATGTTTCAATTAGGAATTTAGGATATAATTCTATCAGCTAAATaggtttagtatttggggcgtcATAATAAACTCCAACAAATCAAATGAATTCCATCAATTTAACCTTCAATTGcttcaaatcaaaacaaaattaaaacaatGTGGCGTAAAAAGAACTGTAGTATAAAACAGAACAATTAGTAAAGGATGTATATATGTTCCTAAATTTTTTTCCAATAGCAAGATCAAAATTTTAGTTAAAATTAAATCGGATCGATCCCCGCATGCGGCAATCTAGTCTATTGTATAGTCAACTTAACTATCTCCTCATCATTTTCTTCCATCAAACTTGACTTGAACTTGAGAGACAAATTGAAGtatgttttttagtttttaattttatttttatttatttaaatttttaattataaAAGAAATTCATTTGATCATCCACATCCAAAACGTCCATCTGTACATTCACTTAAATAAAATATGTTGGATACTGGATTGGATGTGATGATGCAAAAGCATCCAGTCCGGACTATGCTCAACCTTGCCGGTTACATTAAGCTCCACAAATAGACTACAACGTTGTATTTTTAAAGGATGTTGTCGAATAATAAACTCGTTGTGCTTGGATGGAAAAAAAAACATTCTCAAAAGATCGCCGCTGGCCGTGCCTTGTTGTTTGGATAGTCAACCCAATAGTTTTAATTCCAACATAATACACAGAAAATTATAAGTTGATGCGTTAAACACCAACGTTTAATAACACCAATACAAATACATCAATCgaggatggaaaatatggatTGATCATTACGTGCTTTAAACAAAGAAACCAAAGAACAGATGCTGCTTATTTAGTACCAAATGCACTAAGATCACCCTACGTGACATTAAACTGGCTGCAGCTAACTAATGACCGCGTGAGAGTTTTGCGGCCGCGAATAATAATATCGATGTTGCTTAATCACGGGGGCAACAACAATTGCAATAATTATTAGCGCACGTCTCATTTGTTGGAGTTACGTTTTGACCACAATTACATGCTGGACAACTATTAGCATTGCGACAATCGGTCGTTGAGCTGCCAAAAGAATCATCATTGGAACCGCATAAATCCCTCGGATCTCTTTGCCCAGGTGGGAGACGATTCGATGGTGGTGGGGGAGATGGACCACGTGGTGGTGGGGGAGATGGACCACGTGGTGGTGGGGATGAAACACGTGGCGGTGGGGATGGAACAcgtggtggtggtgggggtgaTTGAACAGGTGGAGGTGGGGGTGGTGGCGATTGAACTAGTGGTGGTGGGGATGGAACACGTGTGGAGGTGGTGAGGATGGAACACGTGGCGGTGGGGTGGTGGAGATGGAACTGGTGGCGGTGGAGATGGAACATGTGGAGGTGGGGGTGATGGAGTTGGCGGTGGGGGTGATGGGGGGTGGGGATGGAACAGGTCGGTGCGGAAGGAGGTGGTGGAGATGGAACAGGCGGCGACGGGGATGATGGAGGGCGGGGGTGATGGAACGGGTGGCGGTGGGATGATGGAGGGCGGGGTGATGGGGTGGGTGGTGGGGTGGAGTTGGCGGCGGTGGTGAGATGGGGGGGTGGTGGAGATGGAGGGGTGATGGAGGTGGCGGGGATGGAATGGGTGGGGTGGGGGTGAGGTGGTGGGGATGGATTGGTGAGATGGAACTGGTGGGGGTGGGGGGATGGAGGTGGTGAGGATGGAGTGGTGGAGATGGAACTGGTGGCGGTGGTGATGGAGGTGGCGGGGATAGAACAGGTGGTGGTGTGAGATATGATGGAGGTGGGGTGATGGAGGGCGGGGAGAATAGGTGGCGGTGGGGATGAGGAGGTGGGGTGATGGAGGTGGGGGGATGGATTTGGAGGTGGGGGTGATGGGACAGGTGGCGGTGGGGATGATGGTGGTGGgagtgatggaggtggtggcgatggAACAGGTGGCGGTTGGGATGACAGAGGTGGGGGTAGGGGTGAAGGAGGTGGTGGGGATGGAGTTGGCGGTGTGGGTGGTGGAGATGGAGCACGTGGTgggggtggtggtgatggaggggTTGCTGTTCCGCAACAACACAAACATTGATCGGTAAACAAGCCCGTACCGCGGTTACAGAACGTGGTATATGGTTGTAAGAGACATACTGCTTTACATCTAACATTACATCCGACACAAGTTAGGGCTAGGGTGAAATTGAAACCTTGTTGCCCAGGTTGACAAACTGCTTCCGCGGATGCCATATCTACACCAAAAAAAAAGCataaaaaagagattaataatgTCTTATGGTGATaattatatataaaaagaaaTATTAATGAATAACTATATAATAAAAAAGaacatgtttcaaaaaaaaaatatatttttgtataCACTTCTTTAAAGAGTACTCATTTTGGCTGGTGACCGGTTAAATATCCCCGTCTCTAAAAGATAGGCAGGGTTGTGTGAAAATTAGGGAGTAGTTAACAAATGCTCTCAACGCCGCTGGTACTAAGAAACTCGCTGGTCGTTATACAActcaaaaaaattaaattaaagtaTGAAATTGAAATGTCGCATGCAAAGTCGCTGAAAAAAACAGTTGTTACAGCGAAGAACCAAAGGCATAAAAGCAATTGTGACAGTCAAAGAATGATTGTTTGCATAGTTACCAGAGTATGCATTGAAAGCAAGGATCCCAAAGATAAACAAACTAAAACCAAATGGAAATCTCTTGAAAGACATTGTGACAATGTTGTTAATGTGATCAAACTACTTGTCTATTTATAGGAACTTAAAAGCAAACTTACACACTAAAGTTGGCAACTTGTATCTATAAAACTACAAAAAtgatttaaagaagaaaaaaagactatCTTTCTCATCGATTACCATGTGAGATCTTGTACAAGAGAAATGGACAGGAGAGTGGACTATAAGAATATACATATGAA
Proteins encoded in this window:
- the LOC113339632 gene encoding glycine-rich cell wall structural protein-like, whose translation is MNNKLHKEEIKKTICEPRPDVDDDSLEKEVVLLQQHWHNNEEGSSLEHTLSPTSHISFGSTGGGESDGSGGDGDGEGGNGDAGAGGSGGGDGGGGDGVAVGAGDGYGGGGSGGAAAGGSGCGDGGEGASGDGDGDRDGGSVGDGYGGGESGVACGGRDGGEGAGGDADGGGGSGGAAGGDGDGGGGGEGASGDGVKGSGGGGDVGGGGEGAGGGGDVGGGGEGVGGEGAGAGGDSDGDGGVGVVGGGDGRGGGEGAGSGGYGDGGGDGGGDGGGGDKGASGGGGDFGGTGVGGGRRFDGGGGDGPRGGGGDGPRGGGDETRGGGDGTRGGGGDGTGGGGDGTCGGGGDGVGGGGDGGWGWNRSVRKEVVEMEQAATGMMEGGGDGTGGGGMMEGGVMGWGDGFGGGGDGTGGGGDDGGGSDGGGGDGTGGGWDDRGGGRGEGGGGDGVGGVGGGDGARGGGGGDGGVAVPQQHKH